The following proteins are co-located in the Telopea speciosissima isolate NSW1024214 ecotype Mountain lineage chromosome 9, Tspe_v1, whole genome shotgun sequence genome:
- the LOC122639521 gene encoding nuclear transcription factor Y subunit B-10-like, with the protein MATLGFEDYIDPLKVYLNRNREMEGDTKGSTKSGDKRDVVGVQPGPNAQIAHQESFTQGVSYMNSQVIILPLFLFQHLDQHRHSDQARH; encoded by the exons ATGGCGACGTTGGGTTTCGAAGATTATATTGATCCCCTTAAGGTGTATCTGAATAGGAACAGAGAG ATGGAG GGTGATACCAAGGGATCTACAAAGAGTGGTGATAAAAGGGATGTTGTTGGAGTTCAACCTGGTCCAAATGCACAA ATTGCTCATCAGGAATCCTTCACACAGGGAGTGAGCTATATGAATTCTCAAGTAATAATTTTACCTCTGTTTCTATTTCAGCATTTAGATCAACATAGACATTCCGATCAAGCCAGACATTAA